Part of the Lolium rigidum isolate FL_2022 chromosome 6, APGP_CSIRO_Lrig_0.1, whole genome shotgun sequence genome, gggatcctactattaaaattgttatcggtgaccaaactcttcttgCCAATTGTgacattatgtctgaatttttcctaatgcctaagagtattcatgaatctttgaaactttggggattcgttgaagggggagaaggaataactcttattgataactctgttataatttctaaaggaatagctgcgggtgtgcatacaaccattcttgggagaacaatatccattgattatcttgttattgaatgtgcaggaacaggacaaatcacactcggaagatccctggttaaactattgggagcagtcatagatatgggagaaggcaccctaaaattcacctctacacccgggggtagacatatattctctaaatcaaagagtaagaaaaagaacaagaaaggtaagggtaaagcccaaggtaatgtcgatgctccatctctcgacaatacttgatttacactttctgcgcctagctgaaaggcgttaaagaaaagcgcttatgggagacaacccatgtttttactacagtacttttattttatactaGTACAaacgcccgtgcgttgctacgggacgACAATACATATAAACAAACCATAAATAGTTAAAATACAAATATAATGTCCGTTGACCTATGTATTGTTTTTTACCATACATGCTCATGCCATGACACATAAAGGAGTAGTAGACGAATTTACGCTTGAAAGAGGTGAAACTCTCATGCGCATGCGCAAGTGAGGCGGGTGTATATGCAACGTCGTCTTCTATTACCTTTACCAAAGACGGGAAGGCTGTGACTTCAAAGCAAACATACAGCAAGAAAAGTTCAGATGTTTTATCTATTTCTTGACACGGGCaacaacaaataaataaatatggTTAAAATCTAAATATACATTGTCGATCTATGTCAGTGTTTATTCAACATTGACTTTTGGCGGAGCGGACTTGCGGTGGAATCAGTAGTATAAGCAGGGACTGTTTACTCAGCTTTCAATGAGCCCAAGTCTCTGGATACAACCTGTTAAGCATACATCTACAATTTTTGAAATAGAAAAATTGTAGATGCATTACAGAAAATTAGTTGTATGGTTAAAAAAAATGGGCTTAAATGTGGCTAAACAACAAAACTGGGTCAGTGCCTCATCCCACAACGTATATCCGATTTTCCCTGAAGTATAGTACTTTCTTCAtttatttgtaaaaaaaaaatcgaGATTGTAAAATAAGTTGCAACATGGAGaacccaattttttttttgacgatTCAAAGTATAGCCACCTCACTGGATAGAAAGCATTGATGCCTATTTATGCAATAGCAAAAACATGTAAGGTGCATAAAAAACTGAAGCCATTCTTATTATCTACCTCATGACCAATAAAACAAATCCCGGGCCCTATTAAAAAAGTACCATCATCTAACGAAAATTTCAAGAAACTGCTAATCTAGATCTTCAGCATCCTGCGCACAGCTTGACAGCTGCTAAATGTTGGTCCAATTGATCGCCCTGGAGCAGAATACATATTCACACTCCCATGGAAACGAGAAAATCATGTATTTTCTATTTTAAAAAGGAGAGAATAAAGCACTCTAAAATTTTAGCAAGGTCAAAATGTCCAAACAAAGAAACCCTCTCAAAGGAGCGAGAATAAAGCACTCTAAACAAAGAAGCCCTGAAGAAATAAATCAGTATGCATCCTTCCTTCATATAAGAAAAAATCCGCTTTAGCACCATGCTGTTATAAAGCATCAAGGATAGCTTCAATGCATTTTTCGATTGAGCCAGTTCATACCAATATCCAGAGTACAGGTAAAACCTCATGAGGGAGCACAGTTATAaaatccaatgatgcaattgcttCACTTTGATCCACCTTTCGTTTTGTTCATGAAAAAACATAGTGTATGTAAAAACCCTTGGTTGTACCTGGTATCTACAGAATAGAACTTCACCATAGTATCCTATACATGTGTGGGACCAGTTATTGAACGGGATAAAATATTTGATGCATGAACCAAATTAAACACGGCATAATTCAGAATCACAATAACAGCTAAAAGGGTCATGTAAAAGGGAACCTTGCTGCGAAATGACAGTTCAATTCCATGGCACTGGGGTCAACATAAGTTCGGAAAAAATGGAACTATAAACAATATCACCAGTATGCAGATCATATAAGTGGAAGCATCTATAACAAGTATTTGTGATAGAGTCAACCATTGGCCACCTAGTCTGTAACTTGACAATACTCAATGTTAAGACCCTGCAACTCCACAATTATTTCAAACTACCCATTTTTGGTGAGTCTGTAACTTGATTTTGCTCTGACCTGAGCACAATAATAAGCCATATGATCTGATGCTCATACTGTACACTTGCAGAAGCGCTACAACTTGCAACCAAAAAGTATGGTGGACCATGTTAGCTATCTAGCAGCCACCATAATTTACTGCCTGAACCAAGCATGATTGAGGCTTCAAATGCAATCTATTTTTCTCGGGAGTGTAACTGCAGGCCATGTCAGCTGTCTTGACCTATCACATAAACGCACGGCCAACATCAAGGCATCAACCAGTTTTGCATTGCTCTCAGACTGACCGCTGGTTGTTGATTATATGACTAACAGATGCCTACAGTTCTTTTTTCTGCAGCAAATCTGCCTACAGTTCTTTTTTCTGCAGCAAATCTGCAACCCTAGCAAGTGAAAATAGGAGAAAGAATATTCCCTGCTCTCAGCTCTCTTGATTCCCTCACATCCCTATCTCTTCCACCTCCATCTACCAACTCTTTCAACCCTTCTCGATCCTCTGAATCTCTCATCCTCATCTGCACGACCTCGTCGCTGCCTCCTGCGACACTCGTCCTCTCCACCTCAGCTGTGGCCCCTGGAGTTCTCGCCTACTCTGCTCCTCATCCTCACTTGCAACACTTTGTTGAAGATAAGAATTCCCATCAAAGTAGCTGACCATAGAATCAAACCAACATATAGATGGGATAATACCAAAGAGTGTGTTTCATACTCAATTATTTAGGAAACATTAAATCCATTAACTATAGAAATAGAACAAATCGTCTCCTTCTGAAAAATAAGCATTCTCAAACAGTCAATAGTTAATTACTGCAAAACTTGCAATACCAGGATTATTTACTTTATGCCATGCATCATGGTAAGTTGTTTCTAGCATGTCGTACCTCGACTCATCATAGGCACTCCAGTCCATCGAGCAAATGACGTATGTGGTACACATCAATTTAGCATTTGAAGTATTGAACTCACTTTTCTTCCCTAGAATGAACATATATGCTGATCAGTTTTAGGAAAACTAAATCAGATCACATACACTGAgaatggataaacgtggcgaaaTATTAAATTTATTGCAAATAATATTACACCAGGTATGCAAACCCAGAGTGCCAAAATAGATACAAATTCTGCAAACCCAGAACTATTTTTCTGTGCATCGACCGATATAACTCAATTTATATACACTGGAAACAATTACATGTAGTAAAAAAGGACTCTTGTTACACAACAGCAGGCATCCTATCAACGAGCCCTCACTTGCTAACATGTCCAAAAGGAGTGAGATGTCAACAATAAAAGAACCGCTTTCAAGAAATAAAGCAACAGAAAGAAAGAGCTGCTTTTCAGCAGCCCAGCAATCATAATCAGAGAATTGGAGCTAATTGGAACTAAACACTAAATTTTTTTAGAGCAGCTATATATTATTCATTCATTAGATAATGGCAAGAAAATATACCTGAAAATTGTTCATCGTTCACAACTACCAAAGTGCCCCTCACCTGCTTTTCAACAGCCCTGCGATCATAATCGAAGAATCCCATCAGGCACAAGCATCAATGCTTGTTGGAACTCAAGAGGCTCAGAGCTACTACTAATTTATGAAATTTGAAGATGCCATCTTCATATATCCCATGCTCTGATATAGTAGTCTACATTTAGGCATGAAAAGGCATGGACGTAACAGGCTGTTACTTTTCAAGGCAGACAAAAGCAAATCAGGAGGATGAAATTGAACAAGCTCCACCAAATGCACACAAGAATTGAAAATTTAACAAACAGGAGGATGCAAATCTTCACCACATAAAGAACATGGCAGTTATGCCCGATCATATGCCGCCGCTAGACACCGTGCGAAGACAACAATACGTGCATATTTGCCAGTTACACTAACAGAGCCATGTAGCAGTTTGAAACCTCGTCAGTTACACTAACAGAGCCATCAAACATAGTTAGTTTGGTCTAATGAAGGTGGCAATAAACATTCTTAGTTGCATTAAGAAGGAACCTCATCGGTGGAGACAATCTGGGTCCTGAGCTACATGCGCATTCCTGCATAGCTGACGAGGGAGAAGTTGTCTAGTCACTCCGCGAGCATCATGCCTTCCCGGTTCTTGTAAAATGCCTAGACATAGATAAACAAAAGACTGTCACGGGAGGCTGACCCAATTGCGGGGAGGGGAATCCCATCGCGCAGTCAGCTGCCATTGCCCTTAGCACCACAAGCTACTCAACACTCTGTGATGCCGTTGCTGGTGCTATTCATGTGGTGCCACCACGTGCTACTGCTAGTCATTCCACCGCCACTGGTCATGCAACTCATTTTCTTCAGAAAATTGCTAAAGCATGCATCCTCAAGAAATTTTATGTGGAATGCTTTCCAGATTCTATGTCCAAAATTTCTATCTCGTGTTTAATAATTTAATAGCCTAGTGTTGTTTTTATCCAGAACAAAGCGTGCAATCTGCATGATTGTCTATGTTGTTTTCGAACTTCTTCCACCAGTATTCTTGTAGAACTGCCTAAGCAAAGGAAACATGTCCACAATAGTACTATGATACTCGCTGGCACACTAAGATTAGCATAAACAAATTGCTGGTAGCATTTCATAAAGCTAGGCATATGGCACTGAACATTATAATTTCCATTAGACATGATCAGCATGATAAATATCAGCAATCACTTTATGCTGGTTACTACAACCAATTTATGCTGGTTACTTGACCTAGCAATAGCAAAGCAGAAATTTACCTCAACAAAACCACGGATGTAAACGTTATGTTTGCTTCCTACATTGTTGTTATCCACGGATGTAAATAAGCCACAAAAGGATCATAAGGGTATCATTCAACCAATCTACAATAGTTTCAGCACGAGAATCGCAGTGAGTAACCACACCAATCAAACACAAGATATCTAATGTATATGAAATTAACATGACGAAAGAATTCAACAAAGTAAGGGGTACCATCAAGAAGAGACTATGTACTCGATGGAGATTGTAGTGTCTATGTGATACTGGTAGTAGAGGTCGATGTGGTCGACGCCAAGACGGCGCAGGCTGGCCTCGCACGCACTCGGGCCAGCCGCACATGGGTGTCCCACTGGATCCCGAACCTGGTGCTGCGGTGTCAAGTATAGCTGCAGTCAGCCTATGACTTAATGAATAGTGATCATACCATAGCTACCATTACCAATAATCTCAATGGGTAATTTTACTTCACCAATAAATTCAGAATGGATAATTTTACTTCACCCAAGATACTAATTATCGTAAATCTTAAAAGATATATGTACATTTGCTATGAGTACTACGAAATGAGAATAGCGCTCCAAACAGAACAGTTTTTGTAGCGAATCGCACTTTGCATACCATCTCAAACCACAAATTCTTCTGCACTTTGCAATCGATACCAGACAGCTAATAGAGGCCCAGATTACCAATGCGATGGAAGCTTCCCATCAACGGTACTTCTGAGCCTCCCCAAACTATGCAACGAAAGTAACAACTACTGACAGTGCCACCGAAATCATCCTAATCCTAGACACCTACACAATGGGGAAGAAATTAATTGGAAGCGATCTGCCAAACTTGATGTTGcacaaggaaaaaagaaaggaTCAAACAAAACTTGATCGGACCAAATTTGCAAAACTTGTTCGGCTAATTGACAGCTCGAACTAATAAATCTCTCTCGTAAGTTCAAAGCAGAAACTTACAGGCGTCCTGGTGACGATCCTCTCCTCGACATCACCGCCGATCGCGCTGCCCTGGACGTTGCTGCCGTGGAGGCGGAGGACACTGAGGGGAGACCGGCGGTAGTCGCCGAGGACGGAGAAGGGTGGCCGCCACGTCTTGATAGGATGTGCTGCTGCACGGACTGCACGATCTGCTACGCTGCCTGCGGCCGGCCATCTCCCGACACGAGGGATCCACGGGAGAACTGCGGCACCACCGAATCCGGCGATCACCTTCTGCGAGGAAAGAAACAGAAGGTCTTGATCGGCTCCCCAGAGGCATCCAAGGTGGCCTCCAGCGCTAGGGTTCCGGCTAGGTCGGCGGCGCGAGTTGGGACGGCGGCGAGGTGAGGGATCGGAGGGCACAGAGCCTCCCGTCGGGCATGTGGGGATGGCTCAGGCGTTCTCGGACACGGCGGTCCTGTTCCACCGGCCGGATGAGGTGGCCGGAGATCGATGCAGTGGCAGATGGAGAGGCTGAGGCGTGATGTAGCGCCGCCGCCAAGGTCATGATGTTACGGGGAGCGAGCGATTTTTTGGGGAGAGATTTGGAAAGCCAGAGAAAGTTTGGACAGAAGAAGGGCAGGTTTCATTGGGCCTGGCCAATGTGGACGACATACCAGGAAGCACGACGACGAAAGGAACGACGTAGTGCCGCACGGACCAAGAAGTAGTTGACGCAGGGGAGAATAGGGATTATGTTCGTTCTTTTCAAGTAGTGtagatttgagtcttggaagttgttactactgtaggaacctctccttatcttagttttgtgcattgttgtgccaagtaaagtcgttgatagtaaggttcatactagatttggattactgcgcagaaactaatttctttgctgtcacgaatctgggcctaattctctataggtaactcagaaaattatgccaatttacgtgagtgatcttcagatatgtacgcaactttcattcaatttgagcattttcatctgagcaagtctggtgcctcaataaaattcgtctttacgaactgttctgttttgacagattctgccttttatttcgcattgcctgttttgctatgcttgatggatttttctattccattgactttcagtagctttgtgcaatgtccagaagtgttaagaatgattatgtcacctccgaacatgtaaattttaattgtgcactaaccctctaatgagttgttttgagtttggtgtggaggaagttttcaaggatcaagagagggagatgatacaatatgatcaaggagagtgaaagctctaagcttggggatgcccggtggttcacccctgcatattttaagaagactcaagcgtctaagcttggggatgcccaaggcatccccttctttatcgacaacattatcgggttcctccccgaaactatatttttattccatcacatcttatgtgctttgcttggagcgtcggtttgtttttgtttttgtttttgtttgaataaaatggatcctagcattcattgtgtgggagagagacacgctccgttgttgcatatggacaaatatgtccttaggctttactcatagtattcatggcgaaggttgaatcttcttcgttaaaattgttatatggttggaatcgggaaatgctacatgtagtaattctaaaatgtcttgaataatttgatacttggcaattgttgtgctcatgtttaagctcttgcatcatatactttgcacctattaatgaagaaatacatagagcttgctaaaatttggtttgcataattggtctctctaaagtctagataatttctagtaaagagtttgaacaacaaggaagacggtgtagagtcttataatgtttacaatatttcttttatgtgagttttgctgcaccggttcatccttgtgtttgtttcaaataaccttgctagcctaaaccttgtatcgagagggaatacttttcatgcatccaaaatccttgagccaaccactatgctatttgtgtccaccatacctacctactacatggtatttctccgccattccaaagtaaattgcttgagtgctacctttaaaatttccattctttacctttgcaatatatagctcatgggacaaatagcttaaaaactattgtggtattgaatatgtacttatgcactttatctcttattaagttgcttgttgtgcgataaccatgttcctggggacgccatcaattactctttgttgaatatcatgtgatttgatgcatgtccgtcttgtctgaagtaagggagatttaccactcatttaatggttagagcatgcataatgttagagaagaacattgggccgctaactaaagccatgatccatggtggaagtttcagttttggacatatatcctcaatctcatatgagaacattaattgttgctacatgcttatgcattaaagaggagtccattatctgttgtctatgttgtccctgtatggatgtctaagttgagaataatcaaaagcgagaaatccaatgcgagctttctccttagaccttgtacaggcggcatagaggtacccctttgtgacacttggttaaaacatgtgtattgcgatgaaaatcccggtaatccaagctaattaggacaaggtgcgggcactattagtatactatgcatgatgcttgcaacttgtaagatataatttacataacacatatgctttattactaccgttgacaaaattgtttcttgttttcaaaaccaaagctctagcacaaatatagcaatcaatgcttccctctgcgaagggattttcttttacttttatgttgagtcagttcacctatctctctccacctcaagaagcaaacacttgtgtgaactgtgcattgattcctacatacttgcatattgaacttgttatattactttacattgacaatatccatgagatatacatgttataagttgaaagcaaccgttgaaacttaatcttcctttgtgttgcttcaatacctttactttgatttattgctttatgagttaactcttatgcaagacttattgatgcttgtcttgaaagtactatccatgaaaagtctttgctatatgattcatttgtttactcatgtcattaccattgttttgatcgctgcattcattacatatgcttacaatagtatgatcgaggttatgatggcatgtcactccagaaattatctttgttatcgtttaccgcttcgggacgagcagaactaagcttggggatgctgatacgtctccgatgtatcgataatttcttatgttccatgccacattattgatgatatctacatgttttatgcatactttatgtcatatttatgcattttccggcactaacctattaacgagatgccgaagagccagttgctgttttctgttgtttttggtttcataaatcctagtaaggaaatattctcggaattggacgaaatcaacgcccaggggcctattttgccacgaagcttccagaagaccgaagagaagacgaagtggggccacgaggcgccgacacaacagggcggcgtggcccaggtcctggccgcg contains:
- the LOC124663432 gene encoding IN2-2 protein-like, producing the protein MPDGRLYLLFLSSQKVIAGFGGAAVLPWIPRVGRWPAAGSVADRAVRAAAHPIKTWRPPFSVLGDYRRSPLSVLRLHGSNVQGSAIGGDVEERIVTRTPHQVRDPVGHPCAAGPSACEASLRRLGVDHIDLYYQYHIDTTISIEAVEKQVRGTLVVVNDEQFSGKKSEFNTSNAKLMCTTYVICSMDWSAYDESRYDMLETTYHDAWHKVNNPGIASFAVINY